A region from the Thermoplasmatales archaeon genome encodes:
- a CDS encoding KEOPS complex Pcc1-like subunit, with product MNVSVEIEFDEPNAAYLEKVISPDNGNLISMDVSGNHVIIRISELKLSSLYNVIDDLIRDIEVGKKVESDL from the coding sequence ATGAACGTATCGGTAGAAATAGAATTTGATGAGCCCAATGCAGCTTATCTGGAAAAAGTGATATCACCGGATAATGGAAACCTGATATCCATGGATGTCTCGGGCAATCATGTAATAATCAGGATTTCAGAATTGAAACTGTCTTCACTTTACAATGTTATTGATGATTTGATAAGGGACATAGAGGTCGGAAAAAAAGTTGAAAGTGACCTGTAA
- a CDS encoding MATE efflux family protein: protein MSALGHERSTGIDAIFQFTGSGMQLFSGAIFYIIIVRLFTTTAVGAIAFFLAVVGLFSIVFSFGLGSAAQHFISYHIGTKDYHAARWTIYKIISWGFLFAILGTLALVFLSSDVSLIFLHNTQYSGLVRLLSIDLLGNLLFGVLNGSLLGLQNFRVSAVINSVIWGVYYFGAIGMALYLRDLDAVVVGWIFGIFLGVFIESLVVFRTIRHYLTPKKTGGTRTNVIMKYSFPILLSSIIGYGAAYADRFIVTGLLTLSSLGVYNFALLVASSIGFLAVPFNNMLLPKFSYLFALGRKSEIKENVKASSLLLSSVYVPAALGIAALSPEIIFLLGGVNYSGGSVPLAVIMIFSAIFVSQNIFTQAVASVRKTHLFLYASVASLSANIVLSFILIPLFGLLGAAIGFSSVYAANFSVLAYFAMRERVVGLDLIGMLKIWVASAVMFFVVWVISEGIMHFISYNNLFIVLYILIGFAVYSVLARYIKIFSREDHDLVISLFPEKYARLRKLISIIMLH from the coding sequence ATGTCAGCTCTCGGCCACGAACGCTCAACTGGAATAGATGCAATATTCCAGTTTACTGGTTCTGGCATGCAACTATTTTCTGGCGCAATTTTTTACATAATCATAGTAAGGCTATTTACCACGACAGCGGTTGGGGCAATAGCCTTCTTCCTGGCGGTGGTTGGTCTCTTCAGTATAGTATTTTCATTTGGTCTTGGATCCGCAGCCCAGCATTTCATATCATATCACATAGGGACCAAAGATTACCACGCTGCAAGGTGGACAATATACAAGATAATTTCGTGGGGTTTCCTCTTTGCAATACTTGGCACACTGGCGCTTGTGTTCCTCAGCAGTGATGTCTCCCTAATATTCCTGCACAACACGCAGTATTCTGGTCTGGTGCGGTTACTCAGCATTGATCTCCTGGGAAACCTGCTCTTCGGAGTTCTCAATGGCTCTCTCCTTGGACTGCAGAATTTCAGGGTATCGGCAGTGATAAACTCTGTTATCTGGGGAGTATATTATTTTGGGGCAATTGGCATGGCACTTTATCTCAGGGACCTTGATGCTGTGGTTGTGGGCTGGATATTTGGGATATTCCTTGGTGTCTTCATAGAATCGCTTGTGGTTTTCAGGACTATCAGACATTACCTGACACCAAAAAAGACTGGGGGTACGAGGACTAATGTGATCATGAAATATTCCTTTCCAATTCTTCTCTCCAGCATTATCGGGTACGGTGCTGCATATGCGGATCGTTTCATTGTTACTGGACTTCTCACGCTCTCATCACTTGGGGTATACAATTTCGCGCTTCTTGTGGCAAGCAGCATCGGTTTCCTTGCAGTTCCGTTCAACAATATGCTTCTTCCTAAATTCTCCTACCTGTTTGCACTGGGACGCAAAAGTGAGATAAAGGAGAATGTAAAGGCATCGTCGCTCCTCCTTTCCTCAGTATATGTCCCTGCAGCCCTTGGAATTGCTGCACTTTCCCCGGAGATAATATTTCTTCTAGGGGGCGTAAATTATTCGGGAGGATCGGTCCCACTGGCTGTAATAATGATCTTCTCGGCTATATTCGTGTCCCAGAATATCTTTACACAGGCGGTGGCTTCTGTAAGGAAAACGCACCTCTTCCTGTACGCAAGCGTTGCCTCGCTTTCTGCAAATATTGTGCTGTCTTTTATCCTTATACCGCTGTTTGGCCTGCTTGGTGCCGCTATAGGCTTCTCCTCAGTTTATGCTGCCAATTTTTCTGTCCTGGCTTACTTCGCCATGCGTGAAAGGGTTGTGGGGCTGGACCTTATCGGTATGCTAAAAATATGGGTCGCTTCTGCCGTAATGTTCTTCGTGGTATGGGTAATTTCTGAAGGAATCATGCATTTTATATCCTATAATAATCTTTTCATCGTGCTGTATATTCTCATTGGTTTTGCTGTTTATTCAGTCCTAGCCAGATATATAAAGATATTCAGTCGTGAAGATCATGACCTTGTCATTTCACTATTCCCTGAAAAGTACGCACGCCTCAGGAAACTAATCTCAATAATTATGCTTCATTAG
- the msrB_1 gene encoding Peptide methionine sulfoxide reductase MsrB, whose protein sequence is MAWNKLSRAEERIIVYKGTERPFSGEYENNYRKGIYVCRRCNSPLYRSEDKFDAHCGWPSFDAEIPGAVKQLRDEDGVRTEIECANCGAHLGHIFLGEGFTSRNARHCVNSISMKFIEEGEGS, encoded by the coding sequence ATGGCATGGAATAAACTTTCAAGGGCTGAGGAACGAATCATAGTTTACAAAGGTACAGAACGACCGTTCTCAGGAGAATACGAGAATAATTACAGGAAGGGCATTTACGTTTGCAGGAGGTGCAATTCTCCGCTGTACAGGTCTGAAGATAAGTTTGATGCCCACTGCGGCTGGCCAAGTTTTGATGCAGAGATACCCGGTGCTGTTAAACAGTTAAGGGACGAGGACGGTGTCAGGACAGAAATAGAGTGCGCTAATTGTGGAGCACACCTGGGGCATATTTTCTTAGGTGAAGGGTTCACCAGCAGGAACGCAAGGCATTGCGTAAACTCAATATCCATGAAGTTTATTGAGGAGGGGGAAGGAAGCTAG
- a CDS encoding methionine sulfoxide reductase A, with protein sequence MDTIILGGGCFWCTEAVFSEVRGVEKVESGYSGGTVPNPSYEEVCTDKTGHAEVVKVTFDPEKITLSDILGIFFEIHDPTSVNRQGEDVGTQYRSVIFYLNDEQKHVAENIIREITASGKYRKPIVTAVEKFKAFYPSENYHHDYYKRNGNAPYCRAVISPKLEKFRHSFTAQLRSE encoded by the coding sequence ATGGATACAATTATTCTTGGTGGTGGATGCTTCTGGTGTACAGAAGCTGTTTTCAGCGAAGTACGCGGTGTCGAAAAGGTTGAATCCGGCTATTCCGGTGGAACTGTTCCAAATCCAAGTTATGAGGAGGTATGTACGGATAAGACCGGGCACGCTGAAGTCGTAAAGGTCACCTTTGATCCAGAAAAGATCACACTATCCGATATCCTCGGTATATTCTTCGAGATACATGATCCAACTTCTGTGAACAGGCAGGGAGAGGATGTCGGGACACAATACCGTTCCGTAATTTTCTACCTTAACGATGAACAGAAGCATGTAGCAGAGAATATCATCAGGGAAATCACTGCTTCTGGAAAATACAGGAAACCAATCGTTACCGCGGTTGAAAAATTCAAGGCTTTTTACCCCTCAGAGAATTATCACCATGATTATTACAAACGCAATGGAAATGCCCCCTATTGCAGAGCTGTTATCTCCCCGAAGCTGGAGAAATTCCGCCATTCCTTTACCGCGCAGCTTCGCAGTGAGTGA
- a CDS encoding 4-hydroxyphenylacetate degradation bifunctional isomerase/decarboxylase, which produces MKITDIILDGTKICAVKTAEGIVPAQQIVKYPFGDGNATTADVVLSTDYLGKLRSKLDGRKELHDAINEKEAVFASPIGFPEKIICIGLNYRNHALETKKELPDYPTVFSKFNNSISAHEQDIRIPESVKQVDYEGELGILIGKTARNVSVQDSMNYVFGYFVANDVSARDMQYRTTQWLLGKTLDGFFSTGPYITTADEINDPQNLQIVTRLNGEIRQNSNTSNMIFRCDYLVSYLSHFMTLRPGDVISTGTPEGVILGMPPEKRVWLRNGDIVEVEIEKLGTLRNRFVS; this is translated from the coding sequence GTGAAAATTACTGACATAATTCTGGACGGGACTAAAATCTGCGCTGTAAAAACTGCTGAGGGAATTGTACCTGCACAGCAAATAGTGAAGTATCCCTTCGGAGATGGTAATGCAACAACAGCGGATGTCGTGCTTAGCACAGATTATCTGGGTAAACTAAGATCAAAACTTGATGGCAGGAAGGAATTGCATGATGCAATTAATGAGAAAGAAGCTGTTTTTGCTTCCCCGATCGGGTTTCCCGAAAAAATAATCTGCATCGGCCTGAATTACAGGAACCATGCACTTGAAACAAAGAAGGAACTACCAGATTATCCCACTGTATTCAGCAAATTTAACAACTCCATATCTGCGCACGAACAGGACATAAGAATTCCAGAATCAGTCAAGCAGGTCGATTATGAGGGCGAACTCGGCATCCTGATCGGAAAGACCGCAAGGAATGTTTCCGTCCAGGATTCAATGAATTACGTCTTTGGCTACTTTGTTGCGAATGACGTCTCTGCAAGGGACATGCAGTACAGGACCACGCAATGGCTTCTCGGAAAAACTCTTGATGGCTTCTTCTCAACAGGACCGTATATCACGACTGCTGACGAAATTAATGACCCGCAGAATCTTCAGATAGTTACGCGCCTCAATGGAGAGATAAGGCAAAACTCAAACACATCTAACATGATATTCAGGTGCGATTATCTCGTAAGCTACCTATCTCACTTCATGACCCTCCGTCCTGGCGATGTCATTTCAACCGGCACGCCTGAGGGAGTGATCCTTGGTATGCCTCCAGAAAAACGTGTCTGGCTGAGAAATGGAGACATTGTTGAAGTAGAGATTGAGAAACTGGGAACACTCAGGAACAGATTTGTTTCCTGA
- a CDS encoding SNARE associated Golgi protein — MERKEANKAAGTSVKERLRRVVIASYGKYLHYGMVISLTAIVLSILLMTNIAFHFLPSDLISAHTEKVVFGPFFVLGYIGFFILTMFSPLPDYIIIPFYGYLAALGLFNPYLLFVVSVFAMTLLMQMEFFAGKYGGRPLLLKVLKYFGVKEKQMAVAEDWIDRHGTFSVFAFTFVPYVKTAMALTSGLLKMRSLDYLIANATGFAIRFSILIYVGYNGIDILSAIMNPKYDFISITVLIVAVAYVTFYFTYVRSRIIYGARYQKP, encoded by the coding sequence TTGGAAAGAAAGGAAGCAAACAAAGCAGCTGGTACGTCCGTGAAGGAAAGATTGAGGAGGGTCGTAATCGCAAGCTATGGCAAATATCTCCACTATGGCATGGTTATCTCTCTGACTGCCATAGTGCTCTCGATTTTACTGATGACAAACATTGCCTTTCATTTCCTGCCATCAGATCTTATATCTGCACATACTGAAAAAGTTGTCTTTGGCCCATTCTTTGTGCTTGGCTATATCGGGTTTTTCATCCTTACTATGTTCTCACCGCTTCCTGATTATATTATTATTCCATTTTACGGGTATCTTGCAGCTCTAGGACTGTTCAACCCTTACCTTCTATTTGTGGTATCGGTGTTCGCAATGACTCTGCTTATGCAGATGGAGTTCTTTGCTGGAAAATACGGGGGAAGGCCGCTTCTCCTGAAGGTTCTTAAATACTTCGGGGTAAAGGAGAAGCAGATGGCAGTTGCGGAAGACTGGATTGACAGGCATGGTACGTTTTCTGTGTTTGCTTTTACCTTCGTGCCTTACGTCAAGACCGCCATGGCGCTCACATCGGGGCTGCTGAAAATGCGATCCCTGGATTATCTCATAGCCAATGCCACAGGGTTCGCCATTAGATTCTCAATTCTGATATATGTCGGGTACAATGGCATTGACATCCTGTCAGCAATAATGAATCCGAAATACGACTTCATATCAATTACAGTCCTCATTGTTGCTGTGGCTTACGTGACTTTCTATTTTACCTATGTCAGGAGCAGGATAATTTATGGAGCTCGATATCAGAAGCCGTAA
- a CDS encoding NADH:ubiquinone oxidoreductase subunit H produces the protein MLLHTLMETISQFFFVVLTAPLFAGILANLKAKVESRKGPSIFQPYFDIFKLLRKESVIPGNAGGFFRFAPYMLFGIYALIALIIPVFIPEPIFFTASADFLGGAILFSLAAFVKVLSAMDSGNSFAVMGVSRTMSFNFLSEGTLITVFFAVSLITGTNNPYVTNHFLASNAIANISLDHVFSTLAFFMLFLYETGKIPVESSGLMELGMIEEGLTFEYSGKLLAISKWSSYMKQYLLGSVLLNVFLVPWGLYSSGYTFLLDIPIMFAKWLLLILVVVIVETTLAKLRLFRIIDYLAAAFTFSILFLIFSEVIF, from the coding sequence ATGCTGTTGCATACATTGATGGAAACAATCTCGCAGTTCTTTTTTGTCGTCCTTACCGCTCCCCTTTTTGCTGGCATACTGGCAAACCTGAAAGCAAAAGTTGAATCCAGGAAGGGCCCTAGCATTTTCCAGCCATACTTTGACATCTTCAAGTTACTCAGGAAAGAATCAGTTATCCCCGGAAACGCAGGCGGCTTTTTCAGATTTGCTCCATACATGCTCTTCGGTATATACGCCCTGATTGCACTGATCATTCCGGTGTTTATTCCTGAACCAATATTCTTTACCGCCTCCGCTGACTTCCTTGGCGGTGCGATCCTCTTCTCACTTGCTGCCTTTGTGAAAGTACTGTCGGCAATGGATTCCGGAAACAGTTTTGCCGTCATGGGCGTTTCCAGGACCATGTCATTCAACTTCCTGTCCGAGGGGACTCTCATAACAGTATTCTTTGCGGTTTCCCTGATAACAGGAACAAACAACCCGTATGTAACCAATCACTTTCTTGCCAGCAATGCAATAGCCAACATTTCACTGGACCATGTATTCTCAACGCTTGCTTTTTTCATGCTTTTTCTTTATGAGACAGGAAAGATTCCAGTTGAATCTTCCGGCCTTATGGAACTCGGCATGATCGAGGAGGGGCTGACCTTTGAGTACAGCGGTAAGCTGCTTGCAATCTCAAAATGGTCTTCATACATGAAGCAGTACCTGCTTGGTTCTGTACTCCTCAACGTATTCCTTGTTCCGTGGGGGTTGTATTCCAGCGGATACACATTCCTGCTGGATATCCCAATAATGTTTGCAAAGTGGCTCCTGCTTATCCTGGTTGTGGTCATTGTTGAAACGACACTGGCAAAATTGCGGCTTTTCAGAATAATAGATTATCTCGCTGCGGCGTTCACTTTCTCCATTCTTTTCCTGATATTCTCTGAGGTGATATTCTGA
- a CDS encoding hydrogenase 4 subunit F — translation MNAAYILSLLIIATPGIAAAFYYFNIARASVAAGVIVTVMSGIQFFIRPSPGTFYIGNITWVFQIMVTSVYLLSIVYSTRYIRGHASGISEKTYFLLLNLFTVSMLFSVEINNYGLMWVGIEATTISSALLLITERSNASLEAAWRYIIIVSAGVTFAFFSVILIYYAFGSLDIYSIIHGGVTGVLATRIAVSIALIGFGTKVGVFPVHTWLPDAHSEAPSPVSAMFSGVLLPVALYAMYRVYEIDPLPELYVWFGVLSIAAASIFLGYQRRYKRMFAYSTMENMNIALIGLSIGGLGILGALLLLISHGYGKAAAFFSSGSILRATGTKDIADITGLSSTMPMTASSFLLSSLAVTGTPPFGTFFGEFLIMLGLIAVHMYAQLTIILIFLFLAFVSVNFNVTRMIFGKGGDYREADRLMSIVALVASAIPLVIGIVFLVVMNEIL, via the coding sequence ATGAATGCTGCTTATATCCTATCCTTACTTATCATCGCAACTCCCGGAATTGCTGCGGCTTTCTATTATTTTAACATAGCAAGAGCATCTGTGGCAGCCGGCGTAATAGTTACTGTGATGTCCGGCATCCAGTTCTTTATACGCCCATCGCCAGGGACCTTTTACATCGGGAACATCACATGGGTATTCCAGATAATGGTAACCAGTGTCTATCTTCTTTCTATTGTCTATTCAACCAGATACATAAGGGGACATGCAAGCGGGATAAGTGAAAAAACATATTTCCTGCTGCTTAATCTCTTCACGGTTTCCATGCTGTTCAGTGTCGAGATCAACAATTACGGTCTTATGTGGGTTGGCATAGAAGCCACAACTATTTCATCTGCGCTTCTCCTGATTACGGAAAGAAGCAACGCATCACTTGAGGCAGCCTGGCGATATATAATAATAGTATCTGCAGGGGTGACATTTGCCTTCTTCTCAGTTATTCTCATTTATTATGCCTTCGGGTCTCTTGACATATATTCGATAATCCATGGTGGGGTAACGGGTGTGCTCGCGACCAGAATTGCTGTTTCCATAGCCTTAATTGGGTTTGGTACAAAAGTAGGTGTTTTTCCTGTGCACACATGGCTGCCCGACGCACACAGCGAAGCTCCATCTCCTGTCAGCGCCATGTTTTCTGGCGTCCTGCTCCCCGTCGCGTTGTATGCCATGTACAGGGTATATGAGATAGATCCGCTTCCGGAACTGTATGTGTGGTTTGGCGTTCTGTCAATAGCAGCCGCGTCGATATTTCTCGGATACCAGAGGCGCTACAAGAGGATGTTCGCCTATTCAACCATGGAAAATATGAATATTGCACTGATCGGGCTCAGCATAGGTGGGCTGGGTATCCTGGGTGCGCTCCTTCTACTGATCTCCCATGGGTACGGAAAAGCGGCTGCTTTCTTCTCCTCCGGAAGCATACTCAGGGCCACCGGTACAAAGGACATTGCGGATATCACCGGACTTTCTTCCACCATGCCCATGACTGCATCCTCGTTCCTCCTGTCTTCCCTGGCCGTCACTGGTACTCCTCCATTCGGCACATTTTTTGGGGAATTCCTGATTATGCTGGGCCTGATCGCCGTTCATATGTATGCACAGTTAACTATAATACTCATATTTCTCTTCCTCGCATTTGTCTCCGTGAATTTCAACGTGACGAGAATGATCTTTGGGAAAGGCGGGGATTACAGGGAGGCTGATCGGCTCATGTCTATTGTGGCTCTTGTTGCGTCCGCCATCCCGCTGGTTATAGGAATCGTTTTCCTGGTGGTGATGAATGAGATACTATAA
- the mbhL gene encoding Membrane-bound hydrogenase subunit alpha: MRYYKFGNPAGRFIGSSGGIDVYPASIVRNPVEGQKSQIAAAQPGEFYFGYGPSTGGMIESVGIDFLTPGEFITDVSVNPKYKMRMINVREKSIGDTMLSIERINAFHCASHSIAFASAVEDALEVDIPEGVMYARIVALELERIRSNLLVIERMCQPAGFGVPGNQLALLREEISRLISAATGHRYFLGSVSAGGISINLSRVSKVTQNIASQFRKLYDSLLESKIFMNRLINNGKISTESLLGPAARASGHANDARLDSQTLDYSGLGFSPILRTGSDSFARMQVRSEEIIQSVDIIEKALELASSSIASLGNHVDGEGAGRIESPQGDVFYYVRLENSMLADVVMVSPSLSNIDAFVRSMKGNIFTDFHFNWESFGIWISEAGVELE, from the coding sequence ATGAGATACTATAAATTTGGAAATCCTGCAGGAAGGTTTATTGGCTCGTCCGGGGGCATTGATGTCTACCCTGCATCAATTGTCAGAAATCCCGTGGAAGGCCAAAAATCACAGATTGCCGCTGCACAACCCGGGGAATTCTATTTCGGCTATGGTCCATCCACCGGCGGAATGATCGAATCTGTCGGGATCGACTTTCTTACCCCGGGGGAGTTCATAACGGATGTTTCGGTTAACCCGAAATACAAGATGCGCATGATCAATGTAAGGGAAAAGAGCATCGGAGATACAATGCTTTCGATCGAACGGATCAATGCTTTCCACTGTGCATCTCACAGCATTGCATTTGCTTCTGCGGTTGAGGATGCTCTTGAGGTGGATATTCCCGAAGGTGTAATGTATGCAAGAATAGTGGCACTGGAACTGGAGAGGATCAGGAGTAATCTCCTTGTCATAGAGCGGATGTGCCAGCCTGCAGGCTTTGGGGTCCCCGGCAATCAGCTTGCCTTGTTGCGGGAGGAAATTTCCCGTTTAATCTCTGCTGCCACGGGTCATAGATACTTCCTCGGTTCTGTATCTGCCGGCGGGATCTCTATTAATTTATCCAGGGTAAGCAAAGTTACGCAGAACATTGCCAGCCAGTTTCGTAAGCTATATGACAGCTTGCTGGAAAGCAAGATATTCATGAACAGGCTCATAAATAATGGAAAAATTTCAACAGAGTCTCTTTTAGGACCTGCTGCAAGGGCATCCGGTCATGCTAACGATGCAAGGCTGGATTCCCAGACCCTTGACTATTCGGGGCTTGGGTTCTCCCCAATCCTGCGTACTGGATCGGATTCCTTCGCCCGTATGCAGGTCCGGTCAGAGGAGATAATTCAGTCTGTCGACATTATAGAGAAAGCCCTAGAGCTGGCCAGCTCATCCATCGCCAGCTTAGGGAACCACGTAGATGGAGAAGGTGCAGGGAGGATCGAGAGCCCGCAGGGAGATGTATTCTATTATGTGCGGCTCGAGAATTCAATGCTGGCAGATGTGGTCATGGTGTCCCCGTCACTGTCAAATATTGACGCTTTCGTCAGGTCCATGAAGGGAAACATATTCACGGACTTCCATTTCAACTGGGAAAGCTTTGGTATCTGGATTTCAGAGGCTGGAGTTGAGCTCGAATGA
- the mbhJ_2 gene encoding putative membrane-bound hydrogenase subunit mbhJ, translating into MSNLWFFNGLRKGVRTERFPKAPAEAPPQWPSRLSGSGDAVCPVGAIENGVWDMDKCIFCRRCLTTYEPTGEQDIFTIDSRVSLFHRSLYLYPLDSGSCGGCNIELLNIFTPYYDANRLRIFITNTPRHADAIVIMGVYTKGMEEPLRLAYEAMAEPKLVIALGACAISGGIVGKPAIDAEKYNVKIAGCPPSPYTILQALDSVRGD; encoded by the coding sequence ATGAGCAATCTCTGGTTCTTCAATGGCCTGAGGAAGGGGGTGAGAACGGAAAGATTTCCTAAAGCCCCGGCTGAAGCTCCTCCGCAGTGGCCATCGAGGCTTTCCGGTTCCGGAGATGCTGTTTGCCCGGTTGGCGCCATAGAGAACGGGGTGTGGGACATGGATAAGTGCATTTTCTGCAGGAGGTGCTTAACCACCTACGAACCGACGGGTGAACAGGATATCTTTACCATAGATAGCAGAGTTTCACTATTCCACAGGTCTCTCTACTTATATCCACTGGACAGTGGTTCCTGTGGGGGATGCAATATCGAGCTCCTCAATATATTCACTCCATATTACGATGCTAACCGGCTCAGGATATTCATAACAAACACCCCGAGGCATGCTGATGCGATAGTCATAATGGGAGTTTACACGAAGGGAATGGAGGAGCCCCTGCGGCTTGCCTATGAGGCGATGGCGGAGCCAAAACTGGTTATAGCTCTCGGAGCCTGTGCAATCTCTGGTGGAATCGTAGGCAAACCTGCCATTGACGCTGAGAAATATAATGTGAAAATTGCAGGATGCCCCCCTTCTCCATATACAATACTCCAGGCGCTGGATTCCGTTAGAGGTGACTGA
- a CDS encoding hydrogenase 4 subunit B, producing MYLLIPILLFASATILSIFNRRVGYAVDIAGSAVFIVLGFNPSNYSTYFILIASIVWILVSLFSMGYDRKYGSWLSSLISLTIMGMAIILSSESYLVFIAGWEIMSISSYAIIGLNSRDRTPPYVFMVFSEISTILIITGSVFAVFQQSPVAFSFLPLNSDIPLILIALGCVTKMGITPFMISEWLPIAHGNAPANASAMLSATMTLMGVFIIFRLIFLSPQSIAIGIFFLAIGSISVLFASIYAYISENMKMLGGFSTIENNGSILSALGLLLIVQQDTFRLFIILTVVMFSLAHSLGKTGLFMTVGSSRGEYFSQVSPGSNKWFTAGSVISMASLSGLFPTIGGLATWMLLESFFMEAYLGGFLGIIAIIVGSIIAIGEGMATGAMVKMTAFTRLYPRSGRKDSGGRSILLTGAIIVLLFLLSSLLFPDTLKGVIPGTLVFSGFTIESKLGIADFGLISPFYVAALIGAFSLLAYAIFRKPEGRNVPNWNGGRSEMTLYTSYAYSSNIRLMLRRVLRTHITTGSQPVSVVDIFWNTMIAVARTYRNFARRITLGIMNSSIGWYMLYMIVAFMIVLLISVYLI from the coding sequence TTGTACCTCTTGATACCAATTCTGTTATTTGCGTCGGCAACAATACTCTCTATATTTAACAGAAGGGTTGGATACGCTGTCGATATAGCCGGCTCGGCTGTATTCATTGTTCTCGGGTTCAATCCTTCTAACTATTCGACATATTTTATCTTGATTGCATCAATTGTCTGGATCCTTGTCTCCCTCTTTTCCATGGGATATGACAGGAAATACGGTAGCTGGCTCTCCTCACTCATATCTCTCACCATCATGGGTATGGCTATAATCCTGTCTTCGGAGTCTTATCTGGTTTTCATCGCCGGCTGGGAGATCATGTCCATTTCCTCTTATGCAATAATAGGCCTAAATTCCAGGGATCGCACTCCTCCTTACGTATTCATGGTTTTTAGTGAGATCAGCACTATACTCATAATAACCGGGTCTGTCTTTGCCGTCTTCCAGCAAAGCCCCGTCGCGTTTTCATTTCTTCCCCTTAACAGTGATATCCCGCTTATCCTCATCGCTCTGGGGTGTGTTACAAAGATGGGTATAACCCCGTTCATGATAAGCGAGTGGCTTCCCATTGCCCATGGGAATGCTCCTGCCAACGCATCCGCGATGCTCAGTGCGACCATGACACTTATGGGGGTATTCATAATTTTCAGGTTGATTTTCCTGAGCCCGCAATCCATCGCAATAGGAATATTCTTCCTTGCAATCGGGTCCATTTCAGTGCTTTTTGCTTCGATATACGCATACATATCCGAAAACATGAAGATGCTCGGCGGGTTCAGCACAATAGAAAACAACGGTTCAATACTTTCCGCCCTCGGCTTGCTGCTGATAGTGCAGCAGGATACTTTCAGGCTTTTCATAATCTTGACTGTAGTAATGTTTTCCCTGGCTCATTCCCTGGGAAAGACCGGATTATTCATGACTGTTGGGTCATCAAGGGGTGAGTATTTCAGCCAAGTTTCACCCGGCAGTAACAAATGGTTCACAGCAGGTTCAGTAATTTCCATGGCTTCTCTTTCCGGTCTTTTTCCAACAATCGGAGGGCTTGCAACCTGGATGCTGCTGGAGTCCTTCTTCATGGAAGCATATCTTGGTGGATTCCTTGGCATAATAGCCATTATCGTTGGTTCTATAATTGCTATAGGTGAGGGGATGGCTACGGGTGCCATGGTCAAGATGACAGCTTTTACGCGACTGTATCCCAGATCGGGCAGAAAAGACTCTGGCGGAAGGTCAATCCTCCTTACCGGTGCAATCATAGTATTGCTGTTTCTCTTATCATCACTCCTTTTCCCGGATACTCTCAAGGGCGTAATTCCAGGGACGCTGGTATTCAGTGGGTTCACAATAGAGTCAAAACTGGGCATCGCTGATTTTGGACTGATTTCCCCATTTTACGTTGCTGCCCTGATAGGAGCGTTTTCCCTGCTTGCTTATGCTATCTTCAGGAAACCGGAGGGGAGAAACGTCCCTAACTGGAATGGGGGAAGGAGTGAAATGACTCTTTACACCTCCTACGCATACTCAAGTAACATCAGGTTGATGCTCAGGAGGGTGCTGAGGACTCACATTACGACCGGAAGCCAGCCAGTAAGTGTCGTTGACATATTCTGGAATACTATGATTGCTGTAGCCAGAACGTACAGAAATTTTGCGAGAAGAATAACGCTGGGAATAATGAACAGCTCAATTGGTTGGTACATGCTGTACATGATAGTGGCGTTCATGATCGTTCTTCTTATATCCGTGTACCTGATCTGA